Proteins from one Mesotoga infera genomic window:
- the glgD gene encoding glucose-1-phosphate adenylyltransferase subunit GlgD, which yields MKVLGIILAGGRGEYLGPLTQVRTSAALPVFGKYRSIDFTLSNMVNAGISKVGIITQYSPRSLMDHIGSGKEWDLDRKQGGLFILQPYYSPYNPSMGYKGTADAIFQNINILRRGNEDYVMIGSGDHIFKTDLGEVFRYHLETGSDITVLTSSNIDNYNFGNVSLLKCKEGRVIEWIEREGPVEDLGGSNCVALGVYFMNKFLLRELLYSTVPNGENELVKGVIIPNLTSLNVREYRYNGYWRDIKQSKSCYYRTNLDILNPEIRRELFYEHGRVFTKLKDLPPPKITGTAFISNSVIADGCVVGGRLEDSVLFRDTRVLAGATVKGSVLLEGCIVEEGAYVENVILDKYCTVRSGKSFIGEQSDPTVIEKHGVI from the coding sequence ATGAAGGTACTCGGAATAATATTAGCAGGCGGCAGGGGTGAATACTTGGGACCGCTGACACAGGTTCGAACGAGTGCTGCACTGCCGGTTTTCGGTAAATATCGCTCTATCGACTTCACTCTCAGCAACATGGTTAATGCAGGTATTTCTAAAGTTGGAATAATTACTCAGTACAGCCCAAGGAGTCTTATGGATCACATAGGCTCCGGCAAGGAATGGGATCTTGATAGAAAACAGGGTGGTCTCTTTATCCTGCAACCTTACTATTCTCCATACAACCCGTCCATGGGTTACAAAGGAACGGCCGATGCCATATTCCAGAACATCAACATCCTGAGGAGGGGCAACGAAGATTATGTGATGATAGGCTCCGGTGACCATATCTTCAAAACAGATCTCGGCGAGGTCTTCCGTTACCACCTAGAAACCGGTTCCGATATAACGGTCCTGACGTCAAGCAATATCGATAATTATAATTTTGGAAATGTATCTCTTCTGAAATGCAAGGAAGGCAGAGTTATCGAGTGGATCGAAAGAGAAGGGCCGGTCGAGGACCTCGGGGGCTCCAATTGCGTGGCTTTGGGAGTCTATTTCATGAACAAGTTCCTTCTTCGAGAACTCCTCTACTCGACCGTGCCCAACGGGGAAAACGAGCTGGTGAAGGGAGTTATAATTCCCAACCTCACCTCCCTCAACGTGAGAGAATACAGGTACAACGGCTACTGGCGCGACATAAAGCAGAGCAAAAGCTGTTATTACCGCACCAATCTCGATATTCTCAACCCAGAAATCAGACGTGAGCTCTTCTACGAGCACGGGAGGGTTTTCACGAAGTTGAAGGATCTCCCGCCACCAAAGATAACCGGTACGGCCTTCATAAGCAATTCTGTTATAGCGGATGGATGCGTGGTCGGTGGAAGGCTAGAAGATTCCGTGCTTTTCAGGGATACACGTGTTCTGGCCGGTGCCACGGTGAAAGGTTCCGTACTTCTGGAGGGCTGTATCGTAGAAGAAGGGGCTTACGTGGAGAACGTCATACTCGACAAATATTGTACCGTCAGATCGGGGAAGAGTTTTATAGGCGAGCAATCAGATCCCACAGTGATCGAGAAACATGGCGTTATATAG
- a CDS encoding PSP1 domain-containing protein produces the protein MPEIYGTVYGVEFHSVGKMYVYSSSEAVLKPGDFVLAMSEFGLDVGRVRFGPVEMRIDELKEELRPIVRTMTDEDWETHRKNKEEAASAMQICQDLIEKHSLPMRLLEARYMFDRSRIVFYFGADSRVDFRELVKDLARTFRTRIELRQVGIRDEVKMTGSLGLCGMTACCARFLRQFESITLKHAKKQQLLINPAKISGRCGRLLCCLSYEQELYEHELMDIPDEGSLVDYEGKTCKVLTVNIFMKVITLVADDGQMIKVQFDDFRKSQKSIIQDANAELLIKNRDEDISIDD, from the coding sequence ATGCCTGAGATATATGGAACAGTATACGGAGTTGAATTTCATTCGGTTGGAAAGATGTACGTGTACTCCTCGAGCGAAGCGGTTTTAAAACCTGGCGACTTCGTTCTGGCAATGAGTGAGTTCGGTCTGGATGTCGGAAGGGTCAGGTTTGGCCCTGTGGAAATGCGTATCGATGAACTTAAAGAAGAGCTTAGGCCAATAGTGCGGACGATGACAGACGAAGACTGGGAGACACATCGCAAGAACAAGGAAGAGGCAGCCTCGGCCATGCAGATCTGTCAGGATTTGATCGAGAAACACTCTCTGCCGATGCGTTTGCTGGAGGCGAGGTATATGTTCGATCGCTCACGTATAGTATTCTACTTCGGGGCTGACAGCCGGGTGGATTTTCGCGAACTAGTCAAGGATCTTGCAAGAACTTTCAGAACGAGAATAGAGCTTCGCCAGGTCGGTATAAGAGATGAAGTAAAAATGACCGGTAGCCTAGGACTTTGCGGCATGACAGCCTGCTGTGCGAGATTTCTCAGGCAGTTCGAAAGTATAACTCTAAAACACGCGAAGAAGCAGCAGCTCCTGATCAACCCGGCGAAGATATCGGGTCGTTGTGGTAGACTGCTCTGCTGCCTTTCTTACGAGCAGGAGTTGTATGAACACGAATTGATGGATATACCCGACGAGGGTTCTCTGGTTGATTACGAGGGAAAGACCTGCAAGGTACTGACGGTGAATATATTCATGAAGGTGATAACTCTCGTCGCCGACGACGGACAGATGATAAAGGTTCAGTTCGACGATTTCCGTAAGAGTCAGAAATCCATAATACAGGACGCCAACGCCGAACTACTAATAAAGAACAGAGATGAAGATATTTCGATAGACGATTGA
- the rnc gene encoding ribonuclease III, protein MMNQEEEKKVIEFCSINSINANRELIFKALCHSSFTNELAQNTSRILESNERMEFLGDAVLEFSLATLLYRNFALSEGEMSKIRAMVGSEKVLSKVARELRIGEYIFLGKGERHTGGAERESILADAFEALLAAIYLSNGLETALNFVRERLSHYLNKAVEGALVLDYKTSLQELTQARFGSRPSYTTIREDGPPQDKSFKVEVVVEDRLLGIGEGRTKKAAEQSAARKALEAILEGKMDREDLP, encoded by the coding sequence ATGATGAACCAAGAAGAAGAAAAAAAGGTAATTGAGTTCTGTTCGATCAATTCGATAAACGCCAATCGTGAATTGATCTTCAAAGCTTTGTGTCATTCGTCTTTCACCAATGAGCTCGCGCAGAACACATCCAGGATACTCGAGTCCAACGAGAGAATGGAGTTTCTGGGAGACGCCGTTCTGGAGTTTTCTCTCGCGACGCTTCTTTACAGAAATTTCGCACTCTCGGAAGGCGAGATGTCGAAAATCAGAGCCATGGTGGGCAGTGAGAAGGTTCTTTCCAAAGTGGCCAGAGAACTCAGGATTGGAGAATATATCTTTCTCGGAAAAGGCGAAAGACATACTGGCGGGGCAGAAAGGGAGTCTATACTCGCAGACGCTTTCGAAGCGCTTCTGGCAGCGATATACCTGAGCAACGGTTTAGAAACGGCCCTGAATTTCGTCAGAGAGCGCTTGTCCCATTATTTGAACAAAGCGGTAGAAGGTGCCCTGGTACTGGACTATAAAACCTCTCTTCAGGAGTTAACGCAGGCCCGTTTCGGTTCACGTCCTTCTTATACGACGATTCGGGAAGATGGACCACCGCAGGACAAGTCATTCAAAGTGGAGGTAGTAGTAGAAGATAGGCTTCTGGGAATCGGGGAAGGCAGAACAAAAAAAGCGGCTGAGCAGTCGGCCGCCAGGAAAGCTCTTGAGGCTATCCTTGAGGGAAAGATGGATCGGGAGGATCTACCATGA
- a CDS encoding 50S ribosomal protein L11 methyltransferase, which produces MKYRHLFTVIKEEERDLFEAWSWEEGFMNLYFEELPDRTVTLHVILAEDENLPEFLSMVELADLGFTREEDWYEKWRQTLQPFSLYDGITVVPLEEERPVKGLNEIGLIPGMAFGTGFHESTRLAASLTKKAVRPGDRVLDVGCGTGILSVLAMKCGASEAIALDIDDRALEKTLETARINGVSVEVVKSDFLSALSEGESFDLIIANMIAELLERFVGDLKRFLRENGSIVISGIYGEKIRSISKLVDKDFTIDDTEEDGDWKALLLKKR; this is translated from the coding sequence ATGAAGTACAGGCACCTGTTTACCGTCATTAAAGAAGAAGAGCGGGACCTTTTTGAGGCTTGGAGCTGGGAGGAAGGCTTCATGAACCTCTATTTTGAGGAACTGCCCGACAGAACCGTAACACTTCATGTCATACTGGCCGAGGACGAGAACCTGCCGGAGTTTCTCTCAATGGTGGAGCTTGCGGATCTCGGCTTTACGCGCGAAGAGGACTGGTACGAAAAGTGGCGTCAGACACTCCAACCATTTTCACTCTATGATGGGATCACCGTAGTTCCGCTGGAGGAAGAGAGACCGGTCAAAGGCCTGAACGAGATTGGTCTTATACCGGGGATGGCTTTTGGAACTGGGTTTCACGAATCCACAAGACTTGCAGCCTCTCTCACAAAAAAAGCCGTTCGTCCTGGCGATCGTGTTCTCGATGTGGGGTGCGGAACGGGGATACTCTCAGTATTGGCCATGAAATGCGGCGCTTCGGAAGCCATCGCGTTGGATATAGATGATCGCGCGCTGGAGAAAACGCTCGAGACGGCCAGAATAAACGGGGTCTCCGTCGAAGTCGTTAAATCCGATTTCCTTTCGGCGCTTTCAGAAGGCGAGTCTTTCGATCTGATAATAGCGAACATGATCGCTGAGCTTCTGGAACGCTTTGTCGGAGATCTGAAGAGGTTTTTGAGGGAAAATGGTTCGATAGTGATCTCGGGAATTTACGGAGAGAAGATACGATCGATTTCGAAACTCGTCGATA
- a CDS encoding class I SAM-dependent rRNA methyltransferase, with protein MIVARLKKGKERMILNGYPWVFRDELLSIDGPQRLGEVNVFSYDYGFLGRGFYNPESNRAVMVLTNRDEDIGKSLFKRRIMRALRKRETLYELPYYRLIHGEGDKLPGLVVDRYGEILVVQFRNRIVQNLKETIIETLVDVTSPTGIYERSDFEMGIEDRIDRNTGLLYGEVPERIEVVENGLKFLVDIEKSQKTGFFFDQRDSRAFCFSLVKKLSLKKGLDLFSFTGAFGINMAAAGAEVICVDKSMEDLKLAKLNSELNGLDNSVQFVQSDVIDFIGRFEKDDAFDIVVLDPPSLVKHRKELSTGVGLFRDIIKGLLPIVRDRGVLGICTCAYNIGLEHLVEAVKRSTENSGITFSHLAVTLQSPDHPWLMQVPESLYLKCLWGMIEKE; from the coding sequence ATGATTGTCGCTCGCTTGAAAAAGGGAAAGGAAAGAATGATACTCAACGGTTATCCATGGGTCTTCAGGGACGAACTGCTTTCTATTGACGGCCCGCAGCGGTTAGGAGAGGTTAATGTCTTTTCGTACGATTACGGCTTTCTGGGAAGAGGCTTCTACAACCCCGAATCTAACAGAGCCGTGATGGTCCTCACGAACAGGGATGAGGATATCGGTAAAAGCCTGTTTAAAAGACGGATAATGAGAGCACTGAGAAAGAGAGAGACCCTGTACGAACTCCCCTACTACAGGTTGATTCATGGAGAGGGAGACAAACTTCCCGGTTTGGTTGTCGACAGGTACGGCGAAATCCTGGTCGTTCAATTCAGGAATCGGATCGTGCAGAATCTTAAAGAAACAATAATCGAAACTCTCGTGGATGTTACTTCTCCGACGGGTATCTATGAACGGAGCGATTTCGAAATGGGTATCGAAGATAGGATCGACAGAAATACAGGTCTGCTCTACGGAGAGGTACCGGAAAGAATAGAAGTGGTTGAGAACGGATTGAAGTTCCTGGTGGACATCGAAAAGAGTCAAAAGACCGGATTCTTTTTCGATCAGAGAGATTCAAGAGCTTTTTGTTTCTCACTTGTGAAAAAGTTGTCCCTCAAAAAGGGTCTCGACCTCTTTTCCTTTACAGGGGCTTTCGGAATCAATATGGCGGCTGCGGGCGCGGAGGTAATCTGCGTAGACAAGTCTATGGAGGACCTGAAGCTGGCGAAGTTGAACTCGGAGTTGAATGGACTGGATAATAGCGTTCAATTCGTTCAGAGCGATGTTATTGACTTTATAGGTCGGTTTGAAAAAGATGATGCATTTGATATAGTTGTTTTGGATCCACCCTCTCTCGTTAAGCACAGGAAGGAGCTATCGACCGGAGTCGGCCTCTTCAGGGACATTATAAAAGGCCTGCTGCCCATCGTCAGAGACAGAGGGGTACTCGGCATTTGCACGTGCGCGTACAACATAGGTCTGGAGCACCTTGTAGAGGCAGTGAAGAGGTCAACAGAGAACAGCGGGATCACGTTCTCTCACCTTGCGGTTACTCTTCAGTCTCCGGATCACCCCTGGCTTATGCAGGTTCCAGAGAGTCTTTATTTGAAATGTTTGTGGGGCATGATTGAAAAGGAGTGA
- a CDS encoding transketolase has product MTANIDRRIEELKELGRICRGDIIKMTTIANSGHPGGSMSSIDMYLSIYKQANIDPSRPFDPNRDRVIVSHGHTSPGVYAALGRLGFFNIDEVISGFRHAGSIFEGHITRGIPGVEWTTGNLGQGLSVGVGMALASKLTGRNFRVFVAMSDAEQAKGQVSEARRTAVKYKLNNLVVVIDYNDAQISGRARDIMYVDIKADYLADGWDVIEVDGHDYYQITEAISRSFGGKKPVAVVCNTVMGKGISFMEGDVSYHGKPLSLETAAKALEELGLENDLDKYVEMRKTLPSYHEPVKPIDEPIKPITGTPITYPVDKKTDNRSAFGKALADIGRANRNGTPVVVFDCDLKPSTKVNEFEKVWPENFIQIGVQEHNAAVVAGAASVCGTLSFFADFGVFGIDETYNQQRLNDINKANVKVAVTHVGIDVGEDGKTHHCLDYIGALRNFFGFGLIVPADPNQTDRAVRYMSQMQGNCAIAMGRSTMYPITDENGNPFFGGNYEYEYGKIDIIRKGKGITLLSTGQVTHQAVLAADQLKEDGLEVTVLNLSAPLASDLDSVSDYLTGTVITLEDHNIDTGLGSIVEGYFVRKGFLPEKFVKIGVDRYMYSGDNEKLYDLVGLSRDSIVEKVREISSQ; this is encoded by the coding sequence ATGACAGCAAACATTGATAGAAGAATTGAAGAACTCAAAGAACTCGGGAGAATCTGCAGGGGAGACATAATAAAGATGACAACGATTGCCAACTCAGGTCACCCCGGCGGATCGATGTCTTCGATAGATATGTATCTATCTATATACAAGCAAGCAAATATAGACCCTTCAAGACCGTTCGATCCGAACCGGGATAGGGTCATCGTAAGCCACGGTCATACTTCTCCGGGAGTTTATGCCGCTCTAGGAAGGTTGGGTTTTTTTAACATCGACGAAGTCATATCTGGCTTCAGACATGCAGGTTCCATATTCGAAGGACACATCACCAGAGGAATTCCCGGCGTAGAATGGACAACTGGCAATCTCGGTCAGGGACTTTCGGTAGGTGTTGGCATGGCCCTGGCCTCGAAGCTGACCGGCAGAAACTTCAGAGTCTTCGTGGCTATGAGCGATGCCGAACAGGCTAAAGGACAGGTGAGCGAGGCCAGAAGAACGGCCGTCAAGTACAAACTGAACAACCTGGTTGTAGTCATTGATTACAACGATGCCCAAATATCCGGCAGGGCACGAGATATTATGTACGTTGATATCAAGGCCGATTATCTTGCCGATGGCTGGGATGTGATCGAAGTCGATGGACACGATTATTACCAGATAACGGAGGCAATTTCGAGATCCTTCGGGGGCAAAAAACCCGTTGCGGTGGTCTGCAATACAGTTATGGGAAAGGGGATATCCTTCATGGAGGGTGATGTCTCTTACCATGGAAAACCTCTCAGTCTCGAAACCGCCGCGAAGGCTCTCGAAGAGCTCGGGCTCGAAAATGATCTCGATAAATATGTAGAAATGAGAAAGACTTTACCTTCCTACCACGAACCGGTTAAGCCCATCGATGAGCCCATAAAGCCCATTACCGGCACACCGATCACTTACCCCGTGGATAAAAAAACTGACAACAGGTCGGCCTTCGGGAAGGCTCTGGCAGATATCGGAAGGGCCAACAGGAACGGGACCCCTGTGGTGGTTTTCGACTGCGACTTGAAGCCTTCGACCAAGGTGAATGAATTCGAGAAGGTCTGGCCGGAGAACTTCATACAAATTGGAGTGCAGGAACACAACGCAGCCGTTGTCGCAGGTGCCGCCTCGGTATGCGGAACTCTCAGCTTTTTCGCGGATTTTGGGGTCTTCGGAATCGACGAGACCTACAATCAGCAGAGATTGAACGACATAAACAAGGCCAACGTTAAAGTCGCCGTCACGCACGTGGGAATAGACGTCGGCGAGGATGGAAAGACCCATCACTGCCTGGATTACATAGGAGCTTTGAGGAACTTCTTCGGTTTCGGCCTGATCGTTCCAGCCGACCCCAACCAGACCGATAGAGCCGTGAGGTACATGAGCCAAATGCAGGGTAACTGTGCAATCGCCATGGGAAGATCGACCATGTATCCTATAACCGATGAGAACGGCAATCCTTTCTTTGGAGGCAATTACGAATACGAATACGGCAAGATAGATATAATCAGGAAAGGAAAGGGCATAACGCTCCTTTCGACCGGTCAGGTCACACACCAGGCAGTTCTGGCGGCTGATCAACTGAAGGAAGACGGTCTGGAAGTAACGGTGTTGAATCTCAGCGCCCCGCTTGCTTCGGATCTCGATAGTGTGAGCGATTACCTTACTGGAACAGTTATAACGCTCGAGGATCACAACATCGACACGGGACTTGGTTCGATAGTTGAAGGGTATTTCGTGAGAAAGGGATTTCTGCCAGAGAAGTTTGTTAAGATCGGTGTAGACAGATATATGTACTCCGGCGACAACGAAAAGCTGTACGATCTGGTGGGGCTTTCAAGAGACAGTATCGTCGAAAAGGTGAGGGAAATTTCGAGTCAATGA
- the ndk gene encoding nucleoside-diphosphate kinase, with protein sequence MERTFAYLKPNAIQRGLVGEIITTLEKKGFKIVALKMIVMDEHLAGELYREHTGKDFFVPLMKFVQSGPVVAMVLEGENAIKRLRHTVGRTDPLEADAGSIRGRYGVSVRKNLIHASDSPESASREIALFFEEREILDYTLALEGEL encoded by the coding sequence ATGGAAAGAACATTCGCGTATCTAAAACCGAACGCTATTCAGAGGGGTCTGGTCGGCGAGATAATTACAACGCTCGAGAAAAAAGGTTTTAAGATAGTGGCACTTAAAATGATAGTTATGGACGAACACCTGGCCGGTGAGCTTTACAGAGAACACACCGGAAAAGATTTCTTTGTACCGCTTATGAAGTTTGTTCAATCGGGACCTGTCGTGGCGATGGTGCTCGAAGGTGAGAACGCTATAAAGAGGCTCCGCCATACAGTGGGAAGGACCGACCCGCTGGAGGCCGACGCCGGAAGCATAAGGGGCAGATACGGAGTATCGGTCCGAAAGAACCTTATTCACGCTTCCGACAGTCCCGAGAGCGCTTCAAGAGAGATAGCGCTGTTTTTCGAAGAAAGAGAAATACTGGATTATACCCTGGCCCTCGAAGGAGAACTTTGA